The Actinopolyspora erythraea genome has a segment encoding these proteins:
- the rpmI gene encoding 50S ribosomal protein L35, whose protein sequence is MPKNKPHSGASKRFKVTGSGKLRHERAGRRHILEKKSSKVKRRLKGTDEVSPNDAHQVDKMLGR, encoded by the coding sequence ATGCCGAAGAACAAGCCCCACAGCGGTGCGTCCAAGCGGTTCAAGGTCACCGGTTCGGGCAAGCTGCGCCACGAGCGTGCCGGCCGTAGGCACATCCTGGAGAAGAAGTCGAGCAAGGTGAAGCGTCGGTTGAAGGGCACCGACGAGGTGTCGCCGAACGACGCCCATCAGGTCGACAAGATGCTGGGGCGCTGA
- the rplT gene encoding 50S ribosomal protein L20, whose amino-acid sequence MARVKRSVNAQKKRRKILESAKGYRGQRSRLYRKAKEQMLHSQVYSYRDRRARKGEFRKLWIMRINAASRQNGLSYNKFMQGLKAAEVEVDRKMLAELAVNDPQAFTALCDKARSSLPEGTV is encoded by the coding sequence ATGGCACGTGTCAAGCGATCGGTAAACGCGCAGAAGAAGCGCCGCAAGATTCTCGAGTCCGCCAAGGGCTACCGCGGGCAACGTTCTCGGCTTTACCGCAAGGCGAAGGAGCAGATGCTGCACTCGCAGGTCTACTCCTACCGGGACCGGCGGGCGCGCAAGGGCGAGTTCCGCAAGCTCTGGATCATGCGTATCAACGCGGCCAGCAGGCAGAACGGCCTGAGCTACAACAAGTTCATGCAGGGCCTGAAGGCCGCCGAGGTCGAGGTCGACCGCAAGATGCTCGCCGAGCTGGCGGTCAACGATCCGCAGGCCTTCACGGCGTTGTGCGACAAGGCGCGCAGCAGCCTGCCGGAAGGCACGGTCTGA
- a CDS encoding TrmH family RNA methyltransferase → MTERSARVSSARKLTRRAGRERAGMFLAEGANAVLEALAPRTPEPGVSPRSGVREVLATSEGLRRVPEVAECCAANGVPLWTVTERAAAALSETVTPQGLVAVCELPRTDPEVVLAPRPSLVVVLLDIADPGNAGTVLRVADAAGAGGVLFAGDTVDPYNGKAVRASTGSLFHLPLARERDADAVLAECRRAGLLLVGAEGEADSDLHTAEEEGRLDVPTAWVFGSEAHGLGEYGQRLDTTLRVPIYGRAESLNLATAAAVCLYASARRMRRGTE, encoded by the coding sequence TTGACGGAACGTTCCGCCCGGGTGTCCTCCGCCCGCAAGCTCACGCGTCGTGCCGGGCGCGAACGTGCCGGTATGTTCCTGGCGGAGGGCGCCAACGCCGTCCTCGAAGCGTTGGCGCCGCGCACGCCCGAGCCGGGCGTATCGCCCCGCAGTGGGGTTCGCGAGGTGTTGGCCACCTCCGAGGGGTTGCGAAGGGTCCCGGAGGTCGCCGAGTGCTGTGCCGCGAACGGGGTCCCGCTGTGGACCGTCACCGAGCGAGCGGCCGCCGCGCTGTCCGAGACGGTCACCCCCCAGGGACTGGTCGCGGTCTGTGAGCTGCCCCGGACGGACCCGGAGGTGGTGCTGGCTCCCCGCCCGTCCCTGGTGGTGGTGCTGCTCGACATCGCCGATCCCGGTAACGCGGGCACGGTGCTGCGCGTCGCCGACGCCGCCGGAGCGGGGGGCGTGCTGTTCGCGGGAGATACCGTCGACCCTTACAACGGCAAGGCCGTTCGCGCCTCCACCGGCAGTCTCTTCCACCTTCCGCTGGCGCGGGAACGTGACGCCGACGCGGTGCTGGCGGAGTGCCGACGGGCCGGGCTGCTATTGGTGGGGGCTGAGGGGGAAGCTGACTCGGACCTGCACACCGCCGAGGAGGAAGGGCGACTGGACGTGCCGACGGCCTGGGTGTTCGGCAGTGAGGCGCACGGTCTCGGTGAGTACGGCCAACGGCTGGACACGACACTGCGCGTCCCGATCTACGGCCGGGCGGAAAGTCTGAACCTGGCCACCGCCGCCGCGGTGTGCCTGTACGCCTCGGCGAGGCGCATGCGGCGCGGTACCGAGTGA
- the pheS gene encoding phenylalanine--tRNA ligase subunit alpha — protein sequence MSGANDPYDPKEVVALAPETLQRAVDDARKAFDGAADLDELAAVKPAHLGERSPVLSARREIGALPPQAKADAGKRVNETRQAIQEAFDLRHEQLRAERDERVLREETVDVTLPTDRVPTGARHPITQLIERVADDFVAMGWHVSEGPELEAEWFNFDALNFGRDHPARTMQDTFHIAPENSGLVLRTQTSPVQVRALLDSELPVYRVSPGRVFRTDALDATHTPVFHQVEGLAVDKGLTMAHLKGTLDAFARSMFGPETRTRFRPNFFPFTEPSAEMDVWFPEKKGGAGWVEWGGCGMVHPNVLRASGVDPETHTGFAFGMGLERTLQFRNGIPDMRDMVEGDVRFTEAFGIEY from the coding sequence ATGTCTGGAGCCAACGACCCGTACGACCCGAAGGAGGTCGTCGCGCTCGCGCCGGAGACGCTGCAACGCGCGGTTGACGACGCCCGCAAAGCCTTCGACGGCGCCGCCGACCTCGATGAACTGGCGGCGGTCAAGCCCGCGCACCTGGGGGAGCGCTCCCCGGTGTTGAGCGCGCGGCGCGAGATCGGAGCGTTGCCACCGCAGGCGAAGGCCGACGCGGGCAAGCGGGTGAACGAGACGCGCCAGGCGATTCAGGAGGCCTTCGACCTCCGCCACGAGCAACTGCGCGCCGAACGTGACGAGCGGGTGCTGCGGGAGGAAACGGTCGACGTCACCCTGCCGACCGACCGCGTTCCCACGGGGGCACGCCATCCGATAACCCAGCTCATCGAGCGTGTGGCTGACGACTTCGTGGCGATGGGCTGGCACGTTTCGGAAGGTCCGGAGCTGGAGGCCGAATGGTTCAACTTCGACGCGTTGAACTTCGGCAGGGATCACCCGGCGCGCACGATGCAGGACACGTTCCACATCGCCCCGGAGAACTCCGGGCTGGTGCTGCGTACGCAGACCTCGCCGGTGCAGGTGCGGGCCCTGCTGGACAGTGAGCTGCCCGTGTACCGCGTCTCCCCGGGCAGGGTGTTCCGCACGGACGCGCTCGACGCCACGCACACTCCGGTGTTCCACCAGGTGGAGGGGCTCGCGGTGGACAAGGGGCTGACGATGGCGCACCTCAAGGGAACGCTGGATGCTTTCGCCAGGTCCATGTTCGGGCCGGAGACCCGGACCCGCTTCAGGCCCAACTTCTTCCCCTTCACCGAGCCGTCCGCCGAGATGGACGTCTGGTTCCCGGAGAAGAAGGGCGGCGCGGGCTGGGTCGAATGGGGCGGCTGCGGCATGGTGCACCCCAATGTGCTGCGCGCCTCCGGGGTGGATCCCGAGACCCACACCGGGTTCGCCTTCGGCATGGGGCTGGAACGGACCCTGCAGTTCCGCAACGGTATTCCCGACATGCGGGACATGGTCGAGGGGGACGTCCGGTTCACCGAGGCGTTCGGCATCGAATACTGA